TGTTAGCGGCTGGTATTCTTTCTCGTCCAAATAGAACCATTCTTAGTAGTCAGTTTCTCTAAGTTCCCTTTTGTCACAAGCTCATTTAGTTGTTTTTCGCTTTCTGCTCTTGGTGTTCCCGAAAGTTCTGCATATTCTTTGGCTGTCAAAGAATGATACTTTGTAAAAAGTGTTTCCCAATTTTTACTGTATTCACTTTTGATTGCTGTGGAATGAAGTTTTAAAACTGATGTCTCATAAAAAGCATAAGGTTTTGAACCATACACAATTTCCTTGTTTCCTGAATTGTCTAAAAAGAAAATCGTTGGAAAACCTCTTACACCATATTCTCTTGATACTTTCAAATCTTCTTCAAAAAGTGTCTTTGCTTTGCCTTCATAATCTTTTTTCAATTGCACAGCATCTAACCCAACTTTTTTGGCGGCAGTTTCTATATGTTCCCATTTTGCAATGTTTTTCTTTTGCAGAAAAACCATTTCCCGGATTTCTCTTAAAAACAAAACAGACTTCTCGTTGTCCTGCATTTGTGCTGCTTTAA
This window of the Bacteroidota bacterium genome carries:
- a CDS encoding DsbA family protein; the protein is MEENNNPLMCDPVEGICGIPDSTTKTKFATSPSIEKPVKVIYFTDPICSSCWGIEPQLRKLKLEYGNSIEIEYRMGGLLPDWNYNSGGISKPADVAHHWDEVSAYYDMPIDGDVWLEDPLHSSYPPSIAFKAAQMQDNEKSVLFLREIREMVFLQKKNIAKWEHIETAAKKVGLDAVQLKKDYEGKAKTLFEEDLKVSREYGVRGFPTIFFLDNSGNKEIVYGSKPYAFYETSVLKLHSTAIKSEYSKNWETLFTKYHSLTAKEYAELSGTPRAESEKQLNELVTKGNLEKLTTKNGSIWTRKNTSR